From Ignisphaera aggregans DSM 17230, the proteins below share one genomic window:
- a CDS encoding Protein of unknown function DUF2070, membrane (COGs: COG3356 membrane protein~InterPro IPR019204~KEGG: smr:Smar_1321 membrane protein-like protein~PFAM: Protein of unknown function DUF2070, membrane~SPTR: A3DP52 Membrane protein-like protein~PFAM: Predicted membrane protein (DUF2070)), giving the protein MVPSMLEDIALKYYRMLGIPSRISRHVKWIYPVTIVTVIGIELLILFGKGVALKNIINLVMLHIILSSLLPIIIKLMVSYINLRQALNTSFFLILLGVLLEIIGVFAKIYGVMYVAIPLLGVLILKGMSNDNKNIFVLIIYSILAEIIFTIIVDFSLIQRIARICLLLFSISVSIFFILTLSKRGKDIDVFRFSSAWAKFILTGFENDMEDVFESFGTEREIDIRMLLFQRDKDNIAIVIPGIHFGPFRTIGSTLAPYLIEEELKKYNIKSIIFHGAGSHERNLVSKKEINKIVNAIRDLLQKPMEKTFLYEPFRVFNGYHEALVLPSSMVLIAISTPTVGGDDIPYGVQELAEKYSKVYGYEDAVIVDCHNLEGPMIRDLSRYKDIVIAAISKQSRQCSRVRIGYSEDEVRGYVRGLCSNTIKAMAIECDGNVYSLLYLYGNNADIGVREALRRLALSLGYKDAEVFTLDDHTCSGVAFDSPYYSVRINASLLRSAEKVLREALTDLKEATISFTKHSIKVRTMGEKIYELLELAKVIGRDVLNYLKTTLLLLYSSVIILALYEHFISIQ; this is encoded by the coding sequence ATGGTGCCATCAATGTTAGAGGATATAGCACTGAAATATTATCGAATGTTAGGGATACCATCTAGAATCTCAAGACATGTAAAGTGGATTTATCCAGTAACTATTGTGACCGTTATTGGAATAGAATTGTTAATACTTTTTGGCAAGGGGGTTGCACTTAAGAACATTATTAATTTGGTAATGCTCCATATAATATTATCATCATTATTACCTATCATTATTAAATTAATGGTATCCTATATCAATTTAAGACAGGCACTTAACACATCTTTTTTCCTGATATTACTTGGCGTGCTTCTAGAGATTATCGGTGTTTTTGCTAAGATCTATGGTGTTATGTATGTTGCAATACCTTTACTTGGAGTACTAATTTTAAAAGGAATGTCTAATGATAATAAAAACATCTTTGTATTGATTATATATTCTATACTAGCAGAAATAATATTTACTATTATAGTTGATTTTTCTCTTATACAAAGAATTGCAAGAATTTGTTTATTATTATTTTCTATTTCAGTATCAATATTCTTTATATTAACTTTATCTAAAAGAGGAAAGGATATTGATGTATTTAGATTTTCATCAGCTTGGGCTAAATTTATATTAACAGGATTTGAAAATGATATGGAGGATGTGTTTGAATCTTTTGGTACAGAAAGAGAAATTGATATAAGGATGTTGTTATTTCAAAGAGACAAGGATAATATTGCTATTGTAATCCCAGGAATACATTTTGGTCCTTTTAGAACTATTGGGAGTACCCTTGCACCCTATCTTATAGAGGAAGAGCTCAAAAAATACAATATAAAGTCTATAATCTTCCATGGTGCAGGATCTCATGAAAGAAATTTAGTTTCTAAGAAAGAGATTAATAAGATAGTTAATGCTATTAGAGATTTACTTCAGAAACCAATGGAAAAAACATTTTTATATGAACCATTTAGAGTATTTAATGGTTATCATGAAGCATTAGTATTACCTTCTTCAATGGTCTTGATAGCTATTTCTACACCTACTGTTGGAGGAGATGATATACCTTATGGGGTTCAAGAACTTGCTGAAAAATATTCTAAGGTTTATGGATATGAAGATGCCGTAATAGTTGATTGTCATAATCTAGAAGGACCTATGATAAGAGATCTTAGTAGATATAAAGACATAGTGATAGCAGCTATTTCAAAGCAGAGCAGACAGTGTTCCAGGGTCAGAATTGGTTATAGTGAAGATGAAGTAAGAGGATATGTACGAGGGCTCTGTAGTAACACTATCAAGGCTATGGCCATAGAATGCGATGGAAATGTATATTCTCTACTATATTTATATGGAAATAATGCTGATATTGGTGTTAGAGAAGCATTGCGACGTCTTGCACTTTCTCTAGGTTATAAAGATGCAGAAGTATTCACATTAGATGATCATACTTGTTCAGGTGTTGCTTTTGACTCTCCATACTATTCAGTTAGAATTAATGCATCATTACTAAGATCGGCTGAGAAAGTATTGAGGGAGGCTCTCACAGATCTTAAGGAAGCTACAATTAGTTTTACTAAACATAGTATAAAGGTTAGAACCATGGGTGAAAAGATATATGAGTTATTAGAGCTTGCTAAGGTTATTGGAAGAGATGTATTAAACTATTTAAAAACTACACTATTATTGCTATATAGTTCTGTAATAATATTAGCACTCTACGAACATTTTATATCTATTCAATAA
- a CDS encoding ERCC4 domain protein (COGs: COG1948 ERCC4-type nuclease~InterPro IPR006166:IPR003583~KEGG: iho:Igni_1062 ERCC4 domain-containing protein~PFAM: ERCC4 domain protein~SMART: Helix-hairpin-helix DNA-binding class 1~SPTR: A8ABD8 ERCC4 domain protein~PFAM: ERCC4 domain), which translates to MVIVYVDERERNSRVPQILSSRGITTIFKMLDVGDYIISEKTGIERKTAEDFIKSLLDGRLFDQASRLQETFEKPIIIIEGNIFKADLGKMRRSSITGALVTLTIDMNIVVIQTRNEFETAEIIRQIALHDQQKKKVSTIVRPSKPRLSTVEEWQIYILQCFPNIGPKIALRILEELGSIHRFCNASLSELMRIEGLGEKKASEIYQIIHALYKDRKEKSTSKTIVDYMKNENEDANDH; encoded by the coding sequence ATGGTAATAGTATATGTAGATGAGAGGGAGAGGAACTCCAGGGTTCCACAGATATTATCTTCCAGGGGTATAACAACTATATTCAAGATGTTGGATGTAGGTGACTATATAATATCAGAAAAGACAGGTATTGAACGTAAAACTGCAGAGGATTTCATAAAATCTTTACTCGATGGAAGGCTTTTTGATCAAGCGAGTAGGTTGCAGGAAACATTTGAAAAGCCGATAATTATAATTGAAGGAAATATATTTAAAGCTGATTTAGGTAAAATGAGAAGAAGTTCTATTACCGGTGCACTAGTAACTTTGACAATAGATATGAATATAGTGGTTATTCAGACAAGGAATGAATTTGAGACTGCAGAGATTATAAGGCAGATAGCACTTCATGATCAACAGAAGAAGAAGGTATCTACAATAGTTAGACCGTCTAAACCAAGATTAAGTACTGTTGAGGAGTGGCAGATTTATATACTTCAGTGTTTTCCAAATATTGGACCAAAGATAGCTCTTAGAATATTAGAGGAGTTAGGTTCTATTCATAGATTTTGTAATGCTTCTCTCAGTGAATTAATGAGGATCGAGGGATTAGGAGAGAAGAAAGCTAGCGAAATTTATCAGATAATTCATGCATTGTATAAGGATAGAAAAGAGAAATCCACATCTAAGACTATTGTTGACTACATGAAAAACGAAAATGAAGATGCTAATGATCACTAA
- a CDS encoding conserved hypothetical protein (KEGG: smr:Smar_1276 hypothetical protein~SPTR: A3DP07 Putative uncharacterized protein), which yields MNIENVANYLGQTITDIYGRKIGVITSIYSDVDGKVTSVEIMTNDAIYETIPAERLELGVDGLKLLPEWLVAARALERKLDVLRKRIKAMEELYKKGQIPTHAYREIKEKLSKELDKAKVDVKNLKEVLRKRTYELENFVIHIEKALTHLLISYTSGELPENGFKISSDFMKFARQMALDEKKDIDKHMALIEKLEQELVTAISTTTEEQTAVNIASQTQPLAVKVVT from the coding sequence ATGAATATCGAAAATGTTGCTAATTACCTTGGACAGACAATAACAGATATCTATGGAAGAAAGATAGGTGTTATCACAAGTATATATAGTGATGTTGATGGAAAAGTTACATCAGTTGAAATTATGACTAACGATGCTATATATGAGACTATTCCAGCTGAGAGACTAGAGCTTGGAGTTGATGGTCTAAAACTATTACCTGAATGGCTTGTAGCAGCTAGAGCATTAGAGAGGAAACTAGATGTATTAAGGAAGAGAATTAAGGCTATGGAGGAGCTATATAAGAAAGGACAAATACCAACTCATGCATATAGAGAGATAAAGGAGAAGCTATCTAAGGAACTCGATAAAGCAAAAGTTGATGTTAAGAATCTAAAAGAGGTACTAAGGAAGAGAACATATGAATTAGAAAACTTTGTCATACATATAGAGAAAGCATTGACACATTTATTAATTAGTTATACCAGTGGTGAACTACCTGAAAATGGATTTAAAATTTCATCAGATTTCATGAAGTTTGCTAGACAGATGGCATTAGATGAGAAGAAGGATATAGATAAACATATGGCACTTATAGAGAAATTAGAGCAAGAGCTAGTTACAGCAATATCAACAACTACTGAGGAACAGACAGCAGTAAATATAGCTTCCCAGACCCAACCTCTAGCTGTGAAGGTAGTTACATAG
- a CDS encoding Adenylate kinase (COGs: COG0563 Adenylate kinase and related kinase~InterPro IPR000850:IPR007862:IPR006259~KEGG: smr:Smar_0398 adenylate kinase~PFAM: adenylate kinase; adenylate kinase lid domain protein~SPTR: A3DLK0 Adenylate kinase~TIGRFAM: adenylate kinase~PFAM: Adenylate kinase, active site lid; Adenylate kinase~TIGRFAM: adenylate kinases), protein MRIVFIGPPGIGKGTYAKILNQKYGIPHISTGDIFREEIAKGSELGQKVKYYVERGLLVPDEIVIEVIKHRLSKPDCEKGFILDGFPRTINQAIALDNITKIDAAIVFEAPLDVIIERVSGRLICPNCGAIYHIRWKPPKNPWICDVCGSKLVRREDDSPEVVKKRFEIYKQTFSPVIEYYRAKGILIEIDASKEASEVVKELEKILKDRGILKI, encoded by the coding sequence ATGAGAATCGTCTTCATAGGTCCTCCAGGTATTGGGAAGGGTACATATGCTAAAATACTCAATCAAAAATATGGTATACCACATATATCAACAGGAGATATATTTAGAGAGGAAATTGCTAAAGGATCAGAACTAGGTCAAAAAGTGAAGTACTATGTTGAAAGAGGTTTGTTGGTTCCTGATGAAATCGTTATTGAAGTAATTAAACATCGTCTATCGAAACCTGATTGCGAAAAAGGATTCATATTAGATGGTTTTCCAAGAACTATCAATCAGGCTATTGCTTTAGATAATATAACTAAAATTGATGCTGCAATAGTATTTGAGGCACCACTAGATGTTATAATAGAGAGAGTTTCTGGAAGACTTATATGCCCTAACTGTGGAGCTATCTACCATATACGTTGGAAGCCTCCTAAAAACCCATGGATATGTGATGTCTGTGGATCAAAACTCGTTAGACGCGAAGATGATTCTCCAGAAGTTGTTAAGAAGAGATTTGAGATATATAAACAGACCTTTAGCCCTGTAATAGAGTATTATAGAGCAAAAGGAATATTAATAGAAATTGATGCATCTAAGGAAGCTTCAGAAGTTGTAAAGGAACTGGAGAAGATACTTAAGGATAGAGGGATCCTAAAGATATAA
- a CDS encoding conserved hypothetical protein (KEGG: sto:STS068 hypothetical protein) — protein sequence MLNPEDIKNMLISKGFQKVYVVEKDPQCILFLCVYNDRNYLIAFYQGDIAMYSKLLDSANISSLYWKCEYLKYIPNGLYTFAQNIESLIDKVLQKIKLIQ from the coding sequence ATGTTAAATCCTGAAGACATTAAGAATATGCTTATATCGAAAGGATTTCAGAAAGTTTATGTTGTTGAGAAAGATCCGCAATGTATTCTTTTTCTATGTGTATATAACGATAGAAATTATTTAATTGCTTTCTACCAAGGAGATATCGCAATGTATTCAAAGCTATTAGACTCTGCTAATATATCATCACTATATTGGAAATGTGAATACCTAAAATATATTCCAAATGGACTTTACACATTTGCTCAAAATATTGAATCTCTGATAGATAAAGTTCTTCAGAAGATAAAGTTAATTCAATGA
- a CDS encoding translation elongation factor 2 (EF-2/EF-G) (COGs: COG0480 Translation elongation factors (GTPase)~InterProIPR000795:IPR000640:IPR004161:IPR005517:IPR 004543:IPR005225~KEGG: smr:Smar_0866 elongation factor EF-2~PFAM: protein synthesis factor GTP-binding; elongation factor G domain protein; elongation factor Tu domain 2 protein; elongation factor G domain IV~SPTR: A3DMV6 Elongation factor 2~TIGRFAM: translation elongation factor aEF-2; small GTP-binding protein~PFAM: Elongation factor Tu domain 2; Elongation factor G C-terminus; Elongation factor Tu GTP binding domain; Elongation factor G, domain IV~TIGRFAM: translation elongation factor EF-G; translation elongation factor aEF-2; small GTP-binding protein domain), which produces MRYVKTVDQILRIMNNIEQIRNVGIIAHVDHGKTTTTDSLLAAAGIISPRLAGQVLAMDFLDVEQRRQMTVKAANISLYHEYEGKPYVINLVDTPGHVDFTGKVTRSLRMIDGAIVVVDAVEGVMTQTETVLRQALEERVRPLLFINKIDRLIKELRLKPDEIKQRFIEIIKEVNNLIETYADPEFKKKWILDPSQGMVAFGSAKDAIGITVPMSRKKGIKIDDIIEAYSSGDKEAIEELKKKIPLHEALLDMVVRFVPNPKEAQMYRIPKIWKGDISTDLGKALMEVDPDGPLVFFVCDMRWDPHAGFVATGRIFSGTLYSGQEVYLVNSKAVQKVLQVGLYMGPYREVVDRIPAGNIAAVLGPDLARSGETIVDLKIKDVIVPFERMRYISEPVVTMAIEPKKTTDLTKLMDALKKMSIEDPNLIVKINEETGEYLVSGMGHLHLEIVLTLLKERFGLEVETSPPTVVYRETARDRSQIFEGKSPNKHNRLYISIEPMNEDTIRLIQQGIVTEDMDPHKRAKILRDEAGWDYDEARRIWAIDENINVFIDKTSGIQYLREVRDTIIQGFRLAMREGPLAAEPVRGLKVILHDAVIHEDPAHRGPAQIYPAVRNPIFAAILTARPTLLEPIQKLEIKFPMDYLGPISSVITKRRGRILNVVHMVGNLVKMLAEVPVAESIDLANELRGASAGKAFWGTEFSRWAPVPDSMLLDIVKKIRQRKGLKPEPPRPEDFLSP; this is translated from the coding sequence ATGAGATATGTAAAGACTGTAGACCAAATACTAAGAATTATGAATAACATAGAGCAGATAAGGAACGTTGGGATAATAGCTCATGTAGATCATGGAAAAACTACTACAACTGATAGCCTACTTGCTGCAGCAGGAATAATATCGCCTAGATTGGCAGGACAAGTTCTAGCTATGGATTTCCTAGACGTTGAGCAAAGAAGACAAATGACAGTCAAAGCAGCTAATATAAGCCTGTATCACGAATATGAAGGAAAACCCTATGTCATCAATCTTGTTGATACTCCAGGACATGTAGATTTTACAGGTAAGGTTACTAGAAGTCTTAGAATGATAGATGGTGCTATAGTTGTAGTAGATGCTGTTGAAGGTGTAATGACCCAGACTGAAACTGTTCTAAGACAAGCTCTTGAGGAAAGAGTAAGACCATTGCTATTTATAAATAAGATAGATAGATTGATAAAAGAATTAAGATTAAAACCTGATGAAATTAAACAGCGTTTTATTGAGATTATTAAGGAAGTAAATAATCTTATAGAGACTTATGCAGATCCAGAATTTAAGAAGAAATGGATTTTAGATCCATCCCAAGGTATGGTAGCCTTTGGAAGTGCAAAAGATGCTATTGGAATAACTGTTCCTATGAGTCGTAAGAAAGGTATAAAGATAGATGATATTATAGAAGCTTATTCTAGTGGAGATAAAGAAGCAATAGAAGAACTTAAAAAGAAAATACCATTACATGAAGCTCTTTTAGATATGGTAGTAAGATTTGTACCTAATCCAAAAGAAGCACAGATGTATAGAATACCAAAAATATGGAAAGGAGACATATCAACAGATTTAGGAAAAGCTCTAATGGAGGTAGATCCCGATGGACCATTAGTATTCTTTGTCTGTGACATGAGATGGGATCCTCATGCAGGGTTTGTAGCTACAGGTAGGATATTCTCTGGAACTCTCTATAGCGGTCAAGAAGTATATTTAGTTAATTCTAAAGCTGTTCAAAAAGTTCTTCAAGTAGGACTCTACATGGGACCTTATAGAGAGGTTGTAGATAGAATACCAGCAGGTAATATAGCTGCAGTCCTCGGACCAGATCTTGCTAGATCTGGTGAAACTATTGTTGATCTAAAGATAAAGGATGTTATAGTACCTTTTGAGAGAATGAGATATATATCAGAGCCTGTAGTTACAATGGCAATAGAGCCTAAGAAGACAACAGATTTGACAAAACTTATGGATGCTCTAAAGAAGATGAGTATAGAAGATCCAAATCTTATTGTAAAAATAAATGAAGAAACTGGAGAATACCTAGTATCGGGTATGGGACACCTACATCTTGAAATAGTATTAACATTACTTAAGGAGAGATTTGGTCTCGAAGTAGAGACCTCCCCACCAACTGTAGTATATAGAGAGACCGCTAGGGATAGGAGTCAGATATTTGAAGGAAAATCACCCAATAAGCACAACAGGCTCTATATAAGTATAGAGCCTATGAATGAAGATACTATAAGACTAATTCAACAAGGAATAGTAACAGAGGATATGGATCCCCATAAACGAGCTAAGATACTTAGGGATGAAGCTGGCTGGGATTACGATGAAGCGAGAAGAATCTGGGCTATAGATGAAAACATAAATGTATTTATAGATAAGACATCAGGTATACAATATCTTAGAGAAGTACGAGATACAATAATTCAAGGATTCAGACTTGCAATGCGTGAGGGTCCATTAGCTGCTGAGCCCGTTAGAGGATTAAAGGTAATTCTTCATGATGCTGTTATCCATGAAGATCCTGCTCACAGAGGACCTGCACAAATATACCCTGCTGTAAGGAATCCAATCTTTGCAGCTATACTAACTGCAAGACCTACACTTCTTGAGCCTATACAAAAACTAGAAATAAAGTTCCCAATGGATTATTTAGGACCTATATCTTCAGTTATTACAAAGAGAAGAGGCAGAATATTAAATGTTGTTCATATGGTTGGCAATCTAGTTAAAATGTTAGCAGAAGTACCTGTAGCAGAATCTATAGATTTAGCCAATGAGCTTAGAGGTGCAAGTGCAGGTAAAGCTTTCTGGGGAACAGAATTTAGTCGATGGGCACCTGTACCAGATTCAATGTTATTAGATATTGTTAAGAAAATTAGACAAAGGAAGGGACTTAAACCAGAGCCTCCAAGACCTGAGGACTTTCTATCGCCATAA
- a CDS encoding hydrogenase formation HypD protein (COGs: COG0409 Hydrogenase maturation factor~InterPro IPR002780~KEGG: hbu:Hbut_0755 hydrogenase expression/formation protein HypD~PFAM: hydrogenase formation HypD protein~SPTR: A2BKU8 Hydrogenase expression/formation protein hypD~PFAM: Hydrogenase formation hypA family~TIGRFAM: hydrogenase expression/formation protein HypD) has protein sequence MSRSFDKIFRQNTPLVQTIISKIRNVTEDLISKGLRNIKIMTFCGTHEWTTVYYGIRSLLPKNIELVAGPGCPVCITPSEVIENAIRLAMEGIRIYTYGDAYRVPILKRGLPRSLMEAESFGGNVKSVYSFLDAIKDSRLYGKESVFLGIGFETTAPAYAIPFAHNIVPKNLSFLSSLRLTPPIMRYTLDLYMKKGIKSIDGVIAPGHVSTIIGAESWEFLPREFSIPTVVAGFEPLDVLLAIVEILRMINENRPGIIIEYRRAVTWHGNLQAKKVIYEVFSIIDAGWRGIGFVPRSGLDLQQKYRNYNAYEIYGLSNHGNNHDDLPPLCKCSEVVLGILKPIDCPLFMKVCTPERPYGPCMVSEEGTCLIWAKYGGFGEVI, from the coding sequence ATGTCAAGATCTTTTGATAAAATTTTTAGACAGAATACACCTTTAGTACAAACAATAATTAGTAAAATCAGGAATGTTACAGAAGATCTTATTAGCAAAGGTCTACGAAATATCAAAATAATGACATTCTGTGGAACCCATGAATGGACTACAGTATATTATGGTATTAGATCATTACTACCAAAAAATATAGAACTTGTTGCTGGACCTGGTTGCCCCGTATGTATAACCCCTAGCGAGGTTATTGAGAACGCCATCAGACTTGCTATGGAGGGAATAAGGATTTATACCTATGGTGATGCTTATAGAGTTCCAATATTAAAGCGAGGCTTGCCAAGAAGTTTAATGGAGGCAGAAAGCTTTGGAGGTAATGTAAAGAGTGTCTATAGTTTTCTTGATGCTATAAAGGATTCTCGTCTATATGGAAAAGAATCGGTCTTTCTTGGTATAGGATTTGAGACTACAGCTCCCGCCTATGCCATTCCATTTGCCCATAATATTGTTCCTAAAAATCTTTCTTTTCTAAGTTCACTAAGACTTACTCCACCGATTATGAGATATACCTTAGATTTATATATGAAGAAAGGAATAAAGAGTATTGATGGAGTTATAGCCCCGGGGCATGTATCAACAATTATAGGAGCTGAAAGTTGGGAGTTTCTTCCAAGAGAATTTAGTATACCAACTGTTGTTGCAGGCTTTGAGCCTTTAGATGTTTTATTAGCTATAGTGGAAATCCTTAGAATGATAAATGAAAATAGACCTGGGATTATAATAGAATATAGAAGAGCTGTGACCTGGCATGGCAATTTACAGGCTAAAAAGGTGATATATGAAGTATTTAGTATTATTGATGCCGGATGGCGTGGAATAGGTTTTGTACCTAGAAGTGGCTTAGATCTTCAACAAAAATATAGAAATTATAATGCTTATGAAATTTATGGACTTAGTAATCATGGTAATAACCATGATGATTTACCACCACTATGTAAATGCAGCGAAGTTGTTCTAGGGATTTTAAAACCAATTGATTGTCCACTCTTTATGAAGGTATGCACTCCTGAAAGGCCTTATGGACCATGTATGGTTTCAGAGGAGGGTACGTGTCTAATATGGGCTAAATATGGAGGATTTGGAGAAGTTATATAG
- a CDS encoding putative circadian clock protein, KaiC (COGs: COG0467 RecA-superfamily ATPase implicated in signal transduction~InterPro IPR004504:IPR014774:IPR010624:IPR020588~KEGG: pis:Pisl_1328 putative circadian clock protein, KaiC~PFAM: Circadian clock protein KaiC central region~SPTR: A1RU59 Putative circadian clock protein, KaiC~PFAM: KaiC), producing MIKSREGSTTKIPKKEIIHRISTGVSELDRALEGGIPKGSWVAITGEPGTGKSILCMHFAWAGIKAGDPVVYVTTEAEFRDVLKQAKMFGMDFEQYRILDISSSKQYQEANPPHIVVIDIFGLLKIARQISSTDEEGKKRFHYALSIETLIASINEAYKILGVLREGSKTPQKHVRLIIDSISAFWADKPAMARRYSYDLKVATHRENVTAYLVSQYAMTTKSTFGFGLEHIADGVFHLWMDDVEKTKEVKRYMIIKKMRMTNHVRKAFLVEIEPGKGFVLTPLG from the coding sequence ATGATAAAATCTAGAGAGGGTAGTACTACAAAAATTCCTAAAAAGGAAATTATTCATCGTATATCTACAGGCGTTTCTGAATTAGATCGAGCACTTGAAGGAGGTATACCAAAGGGTAGTTGGGTTGCTATAACAGGTGAACCAGGTACAGGTAAGTCTATCCTATGTATGCATTTTGCATGGGCCGGAATAAAAGCAGGAGACCCTGTAGTATATGTTACAACAGAGGCAGAATTTAGAGATGTGTTAAAACAAGCAAAAATGTTTGGAATGGACTTTGAGCAGTATAGGATTTTAGATATTTCAAGCTCTAAACAATACCAAGAAGCTAATCCTCCACATATAGTTGTAATAGATATCTTTGGATTATTAAAAATTGCTCGTCAAATATCATCTACAGATGAAGAAGGAAAGAAGAGATTTCATTATGCACTTTCTATAGAAACTCTTATTGCATCTATAAATGAGGCATACAAAATACTTGGAGTATTAAGAGAAGGTTCAAAAACTCCTCAAAAACATGTAAGACTTATAATCGATTCTATAAGTGCCTTTTGGGCGGATAAGCCTGCCATGGCTAGAAGATATAGCTATGATCTTAAGGTAGCTACACATCGAGAAAATGTTACAGCTTATCTAGTATCGCAATATGCTATGACAACCAAGAGTACATTTGGATTTGGACTTGAGCATATAGCTGATGGCGTTTTTCATCTATGGATGGATGATGTTGAGAAAACTAAGGAAGTAAAACGATATATGATCATAAAGAAAATGAGAATGACAAACCATGTGAGAAAAGCTTTTCTAGTAGAAATAGAGCCGGGAAAGGGATTTGTATTAACTCCCTTAGGCTAA